From one Lycium barbarum isolate Lr01 chromosome 6, ASM1917538v2, whole genome shotgun sequence genomic stretch:
- the LOC132645682 gene encoding uncharacterized protein LOC132645682 isoform X1, with amino-acid sequence MGEESSKPKSSYTKDTIISKELSEEAATLVDSLFTRVRLDGANFLTQYDAKDSFSELTRGCLKVHTIHPGKVSCVLSVKPSLSNLYNSMHGGAVGAVAEKVSIACARTLVGKDKELFLGELGMSYISAAPSNAEVRVDGSVIRSGRNLTVVAVEFRLKDSGKLVYTSNATFYHMPVASL; translated from the exons ATGGGGGAAGAGAGTTCAAAACCCAAGAGTTCCTACACCAAAGACACAATCATCTCCAAGGAATTATCTGAGGAAGCAGCTACTTTGGTGGATAGTCTCTTTACCCGTGTACGACTCGATGGGGCCAACTTTCTAACCCAATATGATGCTAAGGACTCCTTCTCTGAACTTACTCGCGGCTGCCTCAAGGTCCACACCATCCACCCTGGCAAAGTCTCCTGCGTTTTGTCTGTCAAACCTTCCCTATCG AATCTTTATAATAGCATGCATGGAGGAGCTGTTGGAGCTGTCGCAGAGAAGGTGTCAATTGCCTGTGCCAGAACTCTAGTGGGAAAGGATAAGGAACTCTTTCTTGGAGAATTGGGAATGTCATATATCTCTGCTGCTCCAAGCAAT GCAGAGGTGAGAGTAGATGGGTCTGTCATTCGGAGTGGAAGGAACCTAACTGTAGTTGCAGTTGAATTTCGTCTCAAGGACTCAGGGAAATTGGTCTACACCTCTAATGCAACATTCTATCATATGCCCGTCGCAAGTTTATAA
- the LOC132645682 gene encoding uncharacterized protein LOC132645682 isoform X2 → MGEESSKPKSSYTKDTIISKELSEEAATLVDSLFTRVRLDGANFLTQYDAKDSFSELTRGCLKNLYNSMHGGAVGAVAEKVSIACARTLVGKDKELFLGELGMSYISAAPSNAEVRVDGSVIRSGRNLTVVAVEFRLKDSGKLVYTSNATFYHMPVASL, encoded by the exons ATGGGGGAAGAGAGTTCAAAACCCAAGAGTTCCTACACCAAAGACACAATCATCTCCAAGGAATTATCTGAGGAAGCAGCTACTTTGGTGGATAGTCTCTTTACCCGTGTACGACTCGATGGGGCCAACTTTCTAACCCAATATGATGCTAAGGACTCCTTCTCTGAACTTACTCGCGGCTGCCTCAAG AATCTTTATAATAGCATGCATGGAGGAGCTGTTGGAGCTGTCGCAGAGAAGGTGTCAATTGCCTGTGCCAGAACTCTAGTGGGAAAGGATAAGGAACTCTTTCTTGGAGAATTGGGAATGTCATATATCTCTGCTGCTCCAAGCAAT GCAGAGGTGAGAGTAGATGGGTCTGTCATTCGGAGTGGAAGGAACCTAACTGTAGTTGCAGTTGAATTTCGTCTCAAGGACTCAGGGAAATTGGTCTACACCTCTAATGCAACATTCTATCATATGCCCGTCGCAAGTTTATAA